GAAGCCTAGGATGCGAGGATTCTTCAGATACGCAGCCATCTTTTCACGCGATGACTGCGGCGTTACGACAACCAGCCCACGCACGAACTCGCCCGCTTGCACTTGCTCGACAAGGAATTCATTGCCGGCATCCACGTCTCCGTTCTTGACGGGGTACGGAAAGAATAGACCGCCAGCAAGCCGAGACTGTCCGGTGACTTGTCCCAAGTGTTCCTTCCAGACGTTCATGGAGACGGTGGCCGGGCCTTGTGCAGGAAGTTCAGGACACGGATTGCCCAGATCCTGAGTCCGGTACCAATGGGCATGAATGTCGAACATGCGATCGGGTAGAGAACTCTGAACCTCGGCGGCGATTGACGCATCGGTCTGAGTAAAGGTCCAGTGCGCGACATCTACGGTGTCGGGTATGGGCGGCGATTCAGCGCTGGCCAAGTGTGCGGCGGCCAGCGAAGCGGCTCCCAAGAACTGTCGCCGGTTAACGGGCATGATGTCGGTCCCCTTTCATCCTACGGTTCACTCCCCTTGAATCTTGCGCAATTTACCGGCGTGGACTTGGCAGATCGCGAGTGCCAGCGCGTCGGCGGCATCGTCGGGTTTTGGGCGCGCGTCTAGGGTCAAGAGGATTTTCACCATTTCCTGCACTTGTTGCTTGGTGGCCTTGCCGTATCCGACGACGGCGTTCTTCACTTCGAGAGGGCTGAACTCGCCGATGGGTTTGCCCGCCAGTTCCGCCGCGAGCGCGATCACGCCGCGCGCCTGGGCCACGGCAATACCCGTGGTCACGTTT
The window above is part of the Candidatus Hydrogenedentota bacterium genome. Proteins encoded here:
- the ruvC gene encoding crossover junction endodeoxyribonuclease RuvC gives rise to the protein MRVLGIDPGTATTGYGIVEGKGSRLRYIAHGAITTPAGQSFSTRLKTIFEEVSRLIQQHAPDAVAIEKIYFSQNVTTGIAVAQARGVIALAAELAGKPIGEFSPLEVKNAVVGYGKATKQQVQEMVKILLTLDARPKPDDAADALALAICQVHAGKLRKIQGE